One genomic window of Arvicanthis niloticus isolate mArvNil1 chromosome 24, mArvNil1.pat.X, whole genome shotgun sequence includes the following:
- the LOC143438065 gene encoding uncharacterized protein LOC143438065, translating into MASQPPPGRAGPTAPASRASRMGKLVWTKTHRPSRRDCSVCFPILCPLKVDRNSLTPAIRTGSPCAYTATLVCPQAPRSERERAHECLHRGNTAAKSLHPGRKVGSASVRSAARHHPPPLHGVRSECSSRPCSEVLPTGELRPAGPGVPAYLVAGVDRRRRSCKKAVLAGGRGLDSGCALRRRVL; encoded by the coding sequence ATGGCTTCCCAGCCCCCACCCGGCCGAGCCGGTCCCACCGCGCCCGCCAGCCGGGCAAGCCGAATGGGCAAACTGGTTTGGACAAAGACCCATAGGCCATCAAGGCGTGATTGTAGCGTCTGTTTCCCAATACTGTGTCCTCTCAAGGTGGACAGAAACAGCCTAACACCCGCAATCCGCACCGGCTCTCCATGTGCCTACACCGCGACCCTAGTGTGTCCCCAAGCCCCGCGCAGCGAGCGGGAGCGAGCCCACGAGTGTCTACACCGCGGGAATACGGCTGCAAAGAGTCTACACCCTGGGCGGAAAGTTGGCTCTGCCAGTGTCCGCTCCGCGGCCCGGCAccaccctccacccctccacgGAGTCCGCTCTGAGTGTTCCTCACGACCCTGCAGCGAGGTACTGCCCACGGGAGAGTTGAGGCCCGCTGGGCCCGGCGTCCCTGCTTACCTGGTGGCGGGTGTGGACCGGCGACGGAGGAGCTGCAAGAAGGCTGTGCTCGCGGGTGGACGCGGACTCGACAGTGGCTGCGCGTTGCGCCGCCGGGTTTTATAG